The proteins below come from a single Excalfactoria chinensis isolate bCotChi1 chromosome 7, bCotChi1.hap2, whole genome shotgun sequence genomic window:
- the MSTN gene encoding growth/differentiation factor 8 — translation MQKLVVYVYIYLFMQISVDPVALDGSSQPTENAEKDGLCNACTWRQNTKSSRIEAIKIQILSKLRLEQAPNISRDVIKQLLPKAPPLQELIDQYDVQRDDSSDGSLEDDDYHATTETIITMPTESDFLVQMEGKPKCCFFKFSSKIQYNKVVKAQLWIYLRQVQKPTTVFVQILRLIKPMKDGTRYTGIRSLKLDMNPGTGIWQSIDVKTVLQNWLKQPESNLGIEIKAFDENGRDLAVTFPGPGEDGLNPFLEVRVTDTPKRSRRDFGLDCDEHSTESRCCRYPLTVDFEAFGWDWIIAPKRYKANYCSGECEFVFLQKYPHTHLVHQANPRGSAGPCCTPTKMSPINMLYFNGKEQIIYGKIPAMVVDRCGCS, via the exons ATGCAAAAGCTAGTAGTCTATGTTTATATTTACCTGTTCATGCAGATATCAGTTGATCCGGTGGCTCTCGATGGCAGTAGTCAGCCCACAGAGAACGCTGAAAAAGACGGACTGTGCAATGCTTGTACGTGGAGACAGAACACAAAATCCTCCAGAATAGAAGCCATAAAAATTCAAATCCTCAGCAAACTGCGCCTGGAACAAGCACCTAACATTAGCAGGGACGTTATTAAACAACTTCTACCCAAAGCTCCTCCACTGCAGGAACTGATTGATCAGTATGACGTCCAGAGAGATGACAGTAGCGATGGCTCTTTGGAAGACGATGACTATCATGCCACAACCGAAACGATTATCACAATGCCTACGGAGT CTGATTTTCTTGTACAAATGGAGGGAAAACCAAAATGTTGCTTCTTTAAGTTTAGCTCTAAAATACAATATAACAAAGTAGTAAAGGCACAATTATGGATATACTTGAGGCAAGTCCAAAAACCTACAACGGTGTTTGTGCAGATCCTGAGACTCATTAAACCCATGAAAGACGGTACAAGATATACTGGAATTCGATCTTTGAAACTTGACATGAACCCAGGCACTGGTATCTGGCAGAGTATTGATGTGAAGACAGTCTTGCAAAATTGGCTCAAACAGCCTGAATCCAACTTAGGCATCgaaataaaagcttttgatGAGAACGGACGAGATCTTGCTGTAACATTCCCAGGACCAGGTGAAGACGGACTG aACCCATTTTTAGAGGTCAGAGTTACAGATACACCAAAACGGTCCCGCAGAGATTTTGGCCTTGACTGTGACGAGCACTCAACGGAATCTCGATGTTGCCGCTACCCACTGACAGTGGATTTTGAAGCTTTCGGATGGGACTGGATTATAGCACCTAAAAGATACAAAGCCAATTACTGCTCTGGAGAATGCGAATTTGTATTTCTACAGAAATACCCTCATACTCACCTGGTGCACCAAGCCAATCCAAGAGGCTCAGCAGGCCCTTGCTGCACACCCACCAAGATGTCCCCTATAAATATGCTGTATTTcaatggaaaagaacaaataatatATGGAAAGATACCAGCTATGGTTGTAGATCGTTGCGGGTGCTCATGA